The genomic window AAACATTACAACAACTTTGTTTGCATGGTTGAACTGTTTACATGATGCATGCCATTTCTTAATCACTGCTGAAACAATGGACCATTGGTCATTTGTCCAGTAAGAATCTATTCACATGCAATTGTTTACAAATGTTTAATTATAATTACAAATATAGCCATATTTCTCCAAAATAATGGAAGCATTTTGCCAGTATCTCCTGTACGCGTAGGAGTACTACAACAATGCACACTTTGAACATCTCCACTGTAAATTAATGATAGTGGATAGACAGTATTGCACATTTTACATCGCTCATATATTCCTTTGTTGCATTGtaaatctgtaaatctgtaaatctgtaaCCTGAGAGTCTGTGTTAATCAGTAGCTCCCAAAACTCAGGCCACACAAAATGCTGCCAAAGCAATACAACTGCACACAATCACAACTCTCTCATTTTCAATACATTCTATTTCTTGTTCCTTGTGTTTGTCCCACTCTTTGCTGCTGTAATGACCCAACTTCCCCTCAAGATCAATAAAGTTAATCTCATTTTATCTTAATGGACGCTGTGTTGTTGCTCAAAGATCAAGTAATTACATCTGAGCTTTAGGGGTTTGACCCATCAAGGGTTCTCCTGAAGACTCACGGAGGAGCCGaaacacacaataacaacaaaagatGCTCGATTTCTGAGTAAAAGGAAATGTTGGATAAATTATTTCTGACTTGACAACATGAGATTTTGAGTTTCAGATGAAAGCAGCAGCTGTGCTCTGTCTTACTGATTGTTCGGGGATTTAGATCCTGTTTGCTACTCTCGACATTTTTACAGATCATTTTACACAGTCTGTTGcaatgaggaagaaaaaaggaCTTTGCTCGGATATGCTTCACATCGTGTGCAGGTCTTGTGATGCTGCGGAAGTGTCTCTGATAGTGACAGGGAACAGACACTGACTGACGCCTGTAAGGTAACGATTCTGCTCCACCTTTTCTTTATATATATCCCAAAACCTTGCTCTTATTTCTACAGCGAGTAGTTATTGCACTCTTTTATATTGCTCTTAAACAGCACGTCAACCTCATAATCTTTGCATTATTGTTAAAACCTGGCATTTCTACAAGTTAGTGGGAAAATGTTTAGCTTTACGAGTAGATAAAACGCTAGTGTCGGTGTTAAGATGATGGTTAAAACTGTAGAGAAAGCTTACTGGAGATTATGTCACTGATTTTTCATCATGTATATTAGGTGATAAAGCTATTTGCAAACTGTTGTGTTGCTGTGACGTGATTGGTCATGGACTGGAAGAGTAACCTGAGGCGCACCCAGTCACTGAGGAGCGTCCCCTCGTCATGTGACAAGCCCACCTGGACAGAGGCAGGGCTTCGGGACAAGACAACATCTGTGTCCCAGCTTGTTGCAAGGTGAGGGAAACGTCATCTTCCTCACTCTTTCTACATATGTGACAACTAAATAGTACAACCCTCCATAACCTTCTACATGCTGTACTTGTATGTTAGTAGATGATTAAACAGCCCAGTTGGCAGatgaaaatattggcattgtacatttctgcaaatcatgttaCATTTCTATGTTTCATCATATCAtgtcaatgtttctaaagtgatatGGCTTTGATTACgtgtatatgagctgattttgtcatggGTAGGTGGAGGAAATGGTGGCTGGCACGACAGCTGCCAagctacaaacaaacaaacagcaaaacaggTTGATTTTTTTGTGAGATCTCACTGCATTTTCAgcagaggtgttttttttatttgtaagccatcactgtgtttccagcagtgattgtgATCTTTCTTAACTCCtccgatacgatacaatacgatacggtacgatacgatacgatacaatgcaatacgatacgatacaatgcTGTgcgatatactttattgtcccataaggaaatttgtcttggactcaggagctgcacaggtgttgctgccttacaatagtagtccagaagaaatgaaaagcatacaccataaaaaaaaccaaacataaCGTATACTATACATAACAGTATTGCACATCAGCCACTCATGTGTTGCACATTACACAGAGCACCATAAGCAAAACACAACCTCTAGGCagaaagcagcagcaacagagtcCGCGTTGCTAGTAGAGTAGCGCCACTGGATgtaaacatgtacacacattaaccacagcattgttgcaatgtaaataaacacaaaatttcAACATTAACACCTGCAgatcaacaaacaaaaccagctgATTTCAGCAAAACGTCATAGCAGTTCCAGCGGTGATTTTTCCACCaaaggttgattttttttttagtaagcaaacactgtgtttccagcattaACTgggatcttttcctaaccttgaTAAgcattttttgtgcctaaacatacatacatgtaccacagctttgttgaaacataaagaaatacAAAGTTTTCAACACTGACACCTAGGCGTGACAGCTGCCAAactgcagagcagcaggcaACAAAACTGGTCAATTCCAGCAGTGATTGTGaacttttcctaaccataaacaagtgttttttgtgtttgagcATACACACATTAATCAGAGCATGAAACAAAGAAACTTGAAAAAACTCAAAATTTGTACAATTACACCATGGTGCGAcacctgccaaactgcagaccaacaaacaacaaaaccagttgatTTTAgcagtgtgttactgtgtttccagcagccattgtgatcttttccaaaccctGAACAAGTGTttcttgtgcctaaacataatcaTAGAGGGTTACTGAAACACAGGGAAACATAAAGGTTTAACATATCCGCCACGTGATAATGTCCAAATGTCACAAAtctgtggttttcagaaacgtaccatgccaacatttatcCTGCTGACTGCATTGTGATTAAAAAACCTTTTGTATACATAACAGGTATCAAACTACAGTGAAGGGAAGCGCATCTATTCAAGAAACTTCAGTAAATAATGTTGAAGCAAAGACAAAGCAGGAGTTCAAAGAGGTAACCTCTGACTCAAACACAAAGCATCTTCAGtgtggaaaaaataattaatacagCTGCATGCAAtcgtgtttttttgtgtgtatcacTGTTAGATAACACCATCCCTTCTGGAGAGTAAAGAAACTCTGGAGTCTCTGATGAGGAGAAATGAGATGAGAGAACGGTCTCGAGACAAAACCAATCTGACCCGCAGTAAGTCAGTGGGGAGCCTTCATAGCAGCGCAGGGTCCATCGGGGCCCTGAAGGCTCTGTTTGAGTCGAAGGCAGCCACACAGAACACGGTGAAGAGCAGTGTCAGAGCTGTGAGTTTCACGTCACCTTACAGGGAAGCAGACATCATGCCAGTGGTTAACGGAGACGTTGAAGAGGCTCCAGCTGATGATGCTGAAACTGATGCAAAAGATCATGTGACTCGAAAGGTAAAGACAATCACTCATATTGGCTTAAACGTCCGATTTCAGGCCATTTCCATCATGCTACTTCCATAAATAGAATACATATTGTCACATCGACAGACGTGTGGCTACTTAGCTGCAGTGACCGTTTATTTGTCTCTCTCCAGGTGGTGAATCAGACCCGGAtagagaggagaaaaacaataggggGTATTGATTTTGAAACAATGGTATCCTCTCTAGCTGGTGAGTACCCGACAACTTTCATCAAAGTGTGCACTGAGATGAACCGCCGACTTGACCATTATGTTTTCCTGTCTACTGCCCAATAAAGCTGGGAAATAAATCTTCAAAGTGTATTTCAACATGACAGAGAGATCACTAAAGCATCCCTCTATTGAGTAGCTATCAATAACACTTTGACTGAAACTTTTTATTGTTCAGTGAGGGGAACTTGATCGGTACAGAGAGttaacaatttaaaaacacaacataaacacatgATAAAATGTAACATAAACTACATATAgcaatcataaaaaaaaatcttaaaatcttaACACAAAAGATACACTTCAAGGATAAAGACCAGTTGATGTGACTAACTACAGCCCTGATCAAGGCTGTGAGGAAACTGAAACTGGCATCATGCCCTTAGGCTACTCCAGACCTTGATATGCTTTAAAAGCTCAGATACTACTGAGCAAAGAAGTCgaataacaaaaatatttttaaatgtttaaaagagACTGGAATTTCTattgaaacaaaaatgtaattcagTACTAATTACACAGAAAACTGAGACAGTGTTTGAATTTTATAAGCACACAAGATGTGATTAAAAACAGgtatattaaaaataatgataGGGATTTTGCGGGAGAAGTAAGAAACACAAAGCGGCTTATGGTAAAAACTTCCCGTCCAGACTTTCAAATCTATTaacaaataatatttctctcctaaaCATGAGAATATagcagacaaaacaagaaagtataataatcataaatgaAATGATACATAAACATGACTAATATGTTAACTACTACTACAGGAGTTTTGTAATATTAGATTTAAATGAGAGTAATGATGGACAGGTTTTAGTGAAGTGATGACTGTTGTTTCAAAGTACTGTAATGGCCCTCTGTATTTCAAAGCATATTGTCCAAGTGTTGTGCAGTAATAGGGAGGGTAAATATCtcctgcttgttttgtttgtttgataaatgttaatattagatttagatttaatttcTTGAACAGAGGAGCTGATGATTCCCAACGATGTGCTGCAGTTGCCAATTGGATAAATTTCTTTTGGATTAAAAGTAATTTTTGCAGGGACGAAGGATATGCACTGGCCCAAATGATGTTACAGTAGGATATGTGTGGATACATTAAACTATGGTAGAGTGTTAGTAGACAGGAGTGATTCACCATTGACTTTTCTAATGATGCCAAATGACTTCAAAATTGTTTTACACACCAACTCAATGTTGTATTTCCAAATAATTATATGAAATTCATCGCAAATAGAGAGTCGGTGCACAGGAGGTCAGCTGCAAAAAATGTATTGTGTCGACTGGAATGCATTCAGTTCAACGTACATAAGAAATTAAGTGTGCATACAAAAATTAATATTGTTtaaacaatcatttatttgggTAAGTCATGATTTGCCTATGATTAGTGTCAAATTACATAGATCTATTTATAAAACATCAAAGGACATTATCAGGGAATACCTGACCTATAAATTAGGTATTACCCAATCATCTTTTGCTTTCGATCTACCACAATAGCAAATATCAGCCCAATTCAGTGTCTAAATCTTCATGCAACTGAAAAACCCCAAACAAGATGCCAGCTCCTGCTAAACACGCCTTGGAAAGCTGTCTCCGAGTCCAATGACTCAGGTCAAAGCTGTGGACGGTATGAATGAAAGGGACGAGGTGAAATGGAGATGAATATCAGCACAGTGACTGTGCAAGAAGCTGTGATTGACTCAACCTGGTGCGGCTATAGTAAACCACTCCAGAACAGGACAGAAATAGCCAGTGAGCTGCAAGTCCGGAATAGGTGCAGGAGGGTGAAAGGGTCAGCTGTCACCGGGGCAGGAATGAGGCAGAGAAGGGGAGCGACTGAGAGTGGCAGAGGCTCCATTagcagacacaaagcaacaggAAATCAGACCTGACTCGCTCACAAAGACTGAAAGAGAATAAGAAGAAAGGCAGGTCAGAAGGAGCTGGGAGCTGTTCATTTTCTGTGAGTATAGATTTGTATTTGAATGGGGCAAAAAGAGAATAATCTGTGTGTCTGCTCAGGAGTTATATGGCTTGGACATGCACTTAGATACTTCAAACCTTATGAAGCTTAAATAAATAGAATATACTGAGGCAGCTTATAAGACCTATGATGGATAGTTTTTGTAGCTATGTAAATCTTGAAATATTAGGAAGTTGAGACTAGGGGCTGACTTAAATGTTGCAACAAAATTTTACCAAATCCTCACACTAAAGAGTTCGGTCCAAATTGACAGCAGAAAGCAaaggtgtaggttttgtttaaTGTTGGGGGTTTGGTGGATCTTCatcagaaaattttgagcatcaaacacttaattttctgcattctggtaaATTTCGATGcatcaatttgtgttttttctgcatcaatttatgatgtaaatgtcctctgctactttcatatttcatttcatGGGGCAGCTACTGATCTATCAATTTATCATCCTTAGTTCTACAATGAATTTTACTAGATATCAGTGCTTATTTTGCTCTTGTATGCTTCGTCAACTGCAGCTGCAGTGACTTGCCTGTCCGTTTAACGCTCAGTATCTGTGTCAGTGGAGTCAGGTGTCTGTCCCTCTCCACCACAAGTGGTACATTTATAACTCGACCACATGCCAGCTGCTGAATATCAGCTCAGGAAGTGTTATTACCAGTGACCCTTGAATTGCAAACTATTGACACACAGTTTGCCGACATGGATGTGACGCTGAAGCCACTGAGTCAATTGTATAAATTCAGTTTCTCTCAGTCACGTGATGTTATGAAACTCTCCAAATATAGCATTTATTTTGATCCCAGCTGCCTTTTTAACAGCTGATATTAACAAGTAAACAAAGTGAGACAAAATCAGGCTACTTTTGTCTTTTCCCTGATATCCCATGCAGAGAATTTAATTGCACATTTGAACACAGCGAGTACTTAATTCCGTTATCAACATGGATCTCAGCCATCTTAGATTAGGCAATTATTCTCAGTACTACAGAGTATAGCTTGTGTCATGAATCAATTTAACACATTCAAActggtgtgtgtgatgtctcTGCAGATGAAAAGAGGAGGTCAATTGCAGATTTTAGAGACAGCTCCTTCATCCAAACCAAGGAGACACTGAGCGTGTCAGTCAAAGCTATGTCTGCTCTCTATCTGTCAAAAGTGGCACCACAGGATTCGACACACAGCCCTTTAAAACCGGTGAATACCCGTCTACAACGTCTGTGTTCTCTCCTTTCAatcctgtctcctagaaatgtAATTGTAAGTTACTAAACTGCTTTCTTAATAATGTTCTTGTGGCAACCTAATCGCTGCCTGGATTATGATCAGAGATGTTTCTACTACATCCATGTACCATGTAGGCTTTGGAAGGAGGTGGTTGGGAAGGATGGTGGGCGTACACAGTGCAGGCTCCTGGCACGACAACTTCAGATTAGCGTCCAGACTCCTGTTTTAGGAATATAGATAACAAAAGTACTTTGGAccaggttaggaaaagattgtggttttatttacattttaacaagaAACATTATAAGAAAAACTTGTCTGGAGTTTCAAATATgttcttcttcaacattttatgAATGACTAAAATGCGTTTTTTTAGTGAACATTTTGTTGATACATTCAGTATCACCATTAATGCAACTTGCCAGGTTCGTTAATCATGAACATTTCCTCCTCAAGTTAATAGAAAACATACTTAACTCAGCATTACGTTTCCCTCAAAAgaaatttgctgtttcaaattagttATATATAAgcgtaatttctaggagacaggacTGCTCTTTTTTCTTCCAGGATTTTATTTCCCTATTTTATAAGTTAACTCTCAAAGATATGCACTGGGCTAAAGCTAAATCTTAcagaccagtggttctcaactggtaggtcacggtccaaaagtaACTtgcattctgaatggaccgcaagtgactcaaaaacatactttattttgaagtacagtgaatttctagcacagaccttttattttgaagtgctgtttcctgctgaagAGTGAGTAACCAGCATATAACttcctgacagagacagaaaactagctcgacaacatggcgACAtccaagtatgacactgaatataaatataaataatataaactgtTTGGACCTTGGGCTAATGAGTAAGGAGCAATCTGGACCCCGCGGCTGGACtagctgggaaccactgtgaTAAAGCATgacaaaaaagactacaaatGTATTCAAGCAGTTTCATCTTAAAATTTAAATTACAAGATTTTATTACACATATTAAGTAAGATAAGTCTATCTCAGCATTTATACAAAATGATGTATGATTATCAGATCAAATAactaaatatgtttttgttgtgacCTTTAAACTTCACTGTGGCAACATATTTTACGAAGTAGATTTATAGCTACACACTGCAGCTTATTATCTTTTTCAGTATCATGTAACACACTATAAAGTGTAACAACATATCATTTAATGACTCTGTCAGCCAACATTGCTCATTTCAGGCTAACCTGaactgaaaaatattgtttctGTCTAGGCACAAGGTCAGTCATCTGAATCTGGGAAGAGGGTCAAACAGGTAAGGTGTCATTTTACTAGATATTCTGCATGACAATGTGCATCTGATTTGCACTGCAACAATAACATCTTCAACACTGTCATACCCCATACAGCTCAATAACTAACTGCTTGTTTTCCTAAGAGATGAACAATTTTCtttgaaagaaataaacagATATTGGATGCCTTCCAGTCtacatttcattttactgtatttGCCACTGTGGTTGCATTTGCTGGTTGCTTTGGAGCTCATCTAACCCACTGACACCTGGCGTGTGGAAAGCAAATATACTGGTATGATCTGGATGGTAATGTACCCCTTTCATTGCTGTAATCATGTCTGCATACTCTGGAGCATGGGTTTCACTGAATAGCTCACTTCTGTTACTAAGAACTCAATGATGAAAACACTACTTTGTTCTTCTAAGATGGCTGAAGACTCCCAACATACAAAAGATGACATCCCTCCACCTCCTTCTGGCAGACATCAGCCAGGACCAGAAAACATCCATGGAGCACATTACCTACAGTCCATGCCGGCCCAACTGTCCAAAGAAAAGCTACACCAACAGCGGCAGAAATGTGAGCTGAGAAGGCTCCTGAAGCACACGCACCCTGAGCTGAAGATGTTGGACGAAGTTGTGGATGAGGAGCTTGCTGAGGTTTTGAGCTCAGAGGCTGAGGTCACAGCTGGCGAAACTGGATATGAGGGAGAGGTCCTTTCAAGATGTTTGATATTTGAGAACTGTGCCCTGACCAACAAAGTATCTCCTTACACCCCCAAGATGCACACAGCAGAGGGAACAGCAGAAAGAGGCGATGTCGGTAAAATGTCAGCTGTATTTGGGAGACATGAAAACAGGCCTTGTAATGAAAGTGAGAAAGGGATTGTGGAGGATGAGAAAACACTCTGTTCTAGTCCAGATCCTAACAGAGAGTGTGAGGAGGAAATGAAAAGAATAGATGTTCAGGCTACCAGGAGGATGTTTGAGAGTCAGTCTGTGAACACGTCTGCACTAAATTCAGATAATAAAGTCCATGGGAAAGTTTCTGTTTCTGGGGATCAGACAGGGGTAGTCCAAAAACATAAACAGGTTTTTGACATGTCTAGCACAGAGAATGTACACAGCGAAGACAAAAGCAATACATGTACCAAAAGTCTTGATTTGATAGATCCGCCCAATGAACAAGACGAATGGGTCAATATCACTGACCAAAGCTCCGACCATGACTTTTCTGATTGGGAAGAAGTTTCTACTGGTGAAACAGTCTTTGAGGGTGAGCCTACGAGCTCTCCAGATCCAGAAGAAGTTGGGAAAATAATCAAAACAAGTACGGACCTTTTCCAAAACAACCCATTTATCCCAACAAACATAGAAAGAGAGCATTCCAGTGTGCATGCCTCAAATTCCCAAAGCCCAGCAGGAGACAGTGGGGCAGCTGAGGACTATATGATAGCTAATGTCAAGAACAGAGCCCACTTGTTTGAATCAATGCCATTTGACAAAATCAGGCATCAGAACAAGGACGAAATTGAGACGATGGTGGAGAACATCAAGGAAACACTGAATTCCCTTTATCATGTCAACGCCATACATTCAAATGGCTCAATCATTGAGGTAAATGAGACTATGATAGCCAAAAAGGCAAAATTCTCACTATCAGAGAGTGGGCCTGAGATAAAATATGATGAGGTGGCTGAGGGTGGTGCACAAAACTTCATACTTCAGTTGCTGCCACGGACAAACCTAAAGCCTCAGATCATTTACCTAAAGGAGGGTAGCAAAGGAAGCATGGAGGCCACAGTAGTGACTGTACCCTTGCACCAGCACCACTTCACCATCAACCAAGACACAGAGTTTAAAACTGCCAATGTGGTTCAGGTTGTTGAGGATATTCTCAATCAAGATAACTCTCTGCGGAAAGGAGTGATTATCCAGGAGGATGCAGACAGATATGCTGAAGTCATTGTTTACTCCCTCTACTATTACTTTGATGAGGATGATGTAAAAAGTTACTGTCCCCCACAAGGTGCAGAGTATGATGAACCAAAGCTAGAGAGAGGTGATGTGTATAAACCAGACAATCAAGAACTCAGAAAAGGCATTATCAAGTCAACCATAAGCTGCCTCTCAGAAGCTTCTAAAGATCAAACCTGCCAAGGATCCTTGAGGCCTGAAATCACAGTAAAAGGGAATGTAAAACTGTTCAAGAGTTGTATTGAAAAGGGAGATTTGGAGTATTTGAAAACTCTTCAGGCCGAGCCAACAGTGCAAGAGCAAGACCTTCCTCTTGATCAAAATGTGGCTGGACAAGAAATAGGTGTTCATCATGAACAGAGAGGTGATCAAGAAGAGGACAGTACTGCAGAGTGGGTCCCAGTGGATGTAAAGAGACTGAAAAATATGTTCTCTGGGGACCAAAGACCAGTTCAACCCAAGCAAAATGCTCCTGAAAAGAAACAGTCCTCTACAAAATGCAATGTTGGGGTTTTCTCCCATGGGCAAGCAAAGAATGCTTGTAGGGAGTGTGGTGGCCAAACACAAGAAGAAGCATGCAACACTGCAACTGCACCACAGGGATTATATCTACACCTTGATACATGGGATGTTGGCAGGATCCACCAGGCTGAACGAGTCGAGGTGGTGGATGACGTTGAGATCTCTAACCTCCAAACTGCGATTCATAGCCTCCAACAGGCAACAACCAAAGCCAAATCTTTGCATCAGTCATCACAAGAAAAACTGAAATTCCTTGTTCAGGAATCTTCCAAGGAACCCGATGTCTCAGTTACAGCAGGTGATGTCAAGAATTCAAGAACAAAGGCAGAATTACCTCGACAAAATGAGAGCCAAAAAGAGGACTTGTGCACTGAGCCAAGGTGTCATAAAATCCCATCTGCCTCCAATATCACCTCAGAACATAAATCACCCCCCCAAAATGAGACTACAGACACACGCTGTATAGACACTAACTCTGAAGAAGTACAAACTACTGAGACATGCATAAGAAAGTGTCAAAAAGGCACAGAGGTTGTCTCGAAACAACACTTTCAAGCTGCTTTGGTgtctgcacagagtccagaaaCATCTGCTACACAGCAAGAGGATGAGGAAGTTGTTTTTCAGGGTAAACTTCAAGCAGCTTTGGACTCCCTGGAGAGATCCAACATCAATGTCAGTAAAGGAGATTTCAGAGCAGCTATGATATACAGAAACTCATCCAAACCTCACACAGAAAGATCACAAAATGTGGATGCAGTGTCTGTTCAAAAGCCCACTAAGGAGAAGTTTTGCCCTGTGTCTGAACCTAAATCAACTCAAGCACAACTGAGACAAGAGGTCCCCGAAGAACAAGTGACTGCAGTGAATGCACAGCCCCAAAGCCAAAGTGAAACCCTAAATAAATCAACTAAAAGAGCTGCCACAGAGAAAAGCAAAAGACCTGTTGGTCCAAAACCAGCCCTTCCACCTAAACCTGAGCATCTaaaagtgaaagaaagagaCACTGAATCAGCCAACACAAATAATCCAGAGGCACCACAAACTAATACTGTGAGACCCAAAGAAACAGTTCCCCAACCACTGCCAATGAGACCGATGTCACATAGTGATTCAGTGGATCATCAAAGAAATAAGCTTTTTGATGAAGCTACACAGACGTCTCAGGAAATTAAAGTAAGGCATCAAATCCAAGGTTCAGCTGTTATCTTGGAAAGTGATAACACAGATAAGAATACCATTAAGCAACAACAGGAGATAAACGCCACAGCTGAAGAGAAAAGCCCACAGGATTTCCCAATCAAAGATAATATGAATGAAACAGATGAAAGCCATGTAGATTTTCATGAAGCTTGTAAGAAATTTGGAGGTAAAAAGGCAAAGAATTCTCCTGCAAAGCCAAAAAGAGTAAAACTGGCCCATGCTCacaacaaaaaccaaaaacacgTGTCTAGGGATAATTCCTCAGCTCTTCCATGTGTGGATGGGGAACCACAACAAACTCTAACTGGTCCAACGTGCAATAATCCAAACACACGTGGGCAAACTGCTGACAGCAAAGACAAGCATGGGAAAGACAGCAAACAAGAAAGCAAAGTTGAGATGAGGGAAAAGAAAGGACGAGCCGAGACAGAGGACGAACGCCGACAGCGGCTGTCAGTTCACATGGATGAGATCATGAGAGGGAACATAACAACAGCCAGGGAAATTTTTGACAACCTGCGAAAGCAGGAGGAACTGCAGAACATTCTCAGTCGAGTTGAAGAAATTGAAAAGGACACGAGCGAGGTCGACGTAAGATCCCTGAGGGGAGTCTTCGAGAACGTTCCTGACTGGGTTGTCAGCTCTgacaaaaggaaacaaaaaaaggcaaaagcagaaaacaaagaagagaGGCTGCCATTAACAAGAGGCAACACTGAAAGCAAGTCCTCAATGGCACATGTTTTTGGAGATCTTGAGCGAGCCAGTGAGGAAATCATGAATCTTAAAGAACAGACTTTAGCTAGACTCATGGACATAGAGGACGCCATAAAGAAGGCTCTTTATTCTGTCTCTACCTTAAAGTCTGACTCAGATATTGCTGGGTTATCATGTCTGTTCAAAGAGTCATTAGGGACAGGGCAACGATCCCCATCATCTGGTAATATCAGCAAAATAAGCATCGGGTCAAGCAGAATGAAATCACCGCAGACACAGGAAAGCCCTACAGCACAAGGAAACACAGCTCTGCCAGTTAGCCAGAGCACAAACATTAAAGTGGCCTCTGCAAAACAACGAGCAAGTCCTCCATCTTCGCCTGCCTTTATCTCCATCCAGTCAGCTGCTAGAAAAGCAGATAAAACAGAGGTGCTACCACCAGAGACCACAATCTGCCCAACATGTCAACACAGCACAAAGACAGAGGAGACATTCCGGACCACTAAAACACTGACATGCAACAGCCCTGCTCAAATCAGAAAAAGGGACCCCAGAAAAGGAGGTCAAAAGCAATCCTCCCACAGCCCTAAACGAGAGCTCAGTGTACTCGAGGTGCAGACTGACCGTGATGGGAACAGTATCACGGGCACCAAAACAGTCACAGAGAACTATGAGAGGACTGATAACTTAGGAAA from Epinephelus lanceolatus isolate andai-2023 chromosome 20, ASM4190304v1, whole genome shotgun sequence includes these protein-coding regions:
- the LOC117264807 gene encoding xin actin-binding repeat-containing protein 1 isoform X3; amino-acid sequence: MAEDSQHTKDDIPPPPSGRHQPGPENIHGAHYLQSMPAQLSKEKLHQQRQKCELRRLLKHTHPELKMLDEVVDEELAEVLSSEAEVTAGETGYEGEVLSRCLIFENCALTNKVSPYTPKMHTAEGTAERGDVGKMSAVFGRHENRPCNESEKGIVEDEKTLCSSPDPNRECEEEMKRIDVQATRRMFESQSVNTSALNSDNKVHGKVSVSGDQTGVVQKHKQVFDMSSTENVHSEDKSNTCTKSLDLIDPPNEQDEWVNITDQSSDHDFSDWEEVSTGETVFEGEPTSSPDPEEVGKIIKTSTDLFQNNPFIPTNIEREHSSVHASNSQSPAGDSGAAEDYMIANVKNRAHLFESMPFDKIRHQNKDEIETMVENIKETLNSLYHVNAIHSNGSIIEVNETMIAKKAKFSLSESGPEIKYDEVAEGGAQNFILQLLPRTNLKPQIIYLKEGSKGSMEATVVTVPLHQHHFTINQDTEFKTANVVQVVEDILNQDNSLRKGVIIQEDADRYAEVIVYSLYYYFDEDDVKSYCPPQGAEYDEPKLERGDVYKPDNQELRKGIIKSTISCLSEASKDQTCQGSLRPEITVKGNVKLFKSCIEKGDLEYLKTLQAEPTVQEQDLPLDQNVAGQEIGVHHEQRGDQEEDSTAEWVPVDVKRLKNMFSGDQRPVQPKQNAPEKKQSSTKCNVGVFSHGQAKNACRECGGQTQEEACNTATAPQGLYLHLDTWDVGRIHQAERVEVVDDVEISNLQTAIHSLQQATTKAKSLHQSSQEKLKFLVQESSKEPDVSVTAGDVKNSRTKAELPRQNESQKEDLCTEPRCHKIPSASNITSEHKSPPQNETTDTRCIDTNSEEVQTTETCIRKCQKGTEVVSKQHFQAALVSAQSPETSATQQEDEEVVFQGKLQAALDSLERSNINVSKGDFRAAMIYRNSSKPHTERSQNVDAVSVQKPTKEKFCPVSEPKSTQAQLRQEVPEEQVTAVNAQPQSQSETLNKSTKRAATEKSKRPVGPKPALPPKPEHLKVKERDTESANTNNPEAPQTNTVRPKETVPQPLPMRPMSHSDSVDHQRNKLFDEATQTSQEIKVRHQIQGSAVILESDNTDKNTIKQQQEINATAEEKSPQDFPIKDNMNETDESHVDFHEACKKFGGKKAKNSPAKPKRVKLAHAHNKNQKHVSRDNSSALPCVDGEPQQTLTGPTCNNPNTRGQTADSKDKHGKDSKQESKVEMREKKGRAETEDERRQRLSVHMDEIMRGNITTAREIFDNLRKQEELQNILSRVEEIEKDTSEVDVRSLRGVFENVPDWVVSSDKRKQKKAKAENKEERLPLTRGNTESKSSMAHVFGDLERASEEIMNLKEQTLARLMDIEDAIKKALYSVSTLKSDSDIAGLSCLFKESLGTGQRSPSSGNISKISIGSSRMKSPQTQESPTAQGNTALPVSQSTNIKVASAKQRASPPSSPAFISIQSAARKADKTEVLPPETTICPTCQHSTKTEETFRTTKTLTCNSPAQIRKRDPRKGGQKQSSHSPKRELSVLEVQTDRDGNSITGTKTVTENYERTDNLGNRFYSSKTSTVVTAQPETTTSTGQTSPATYQVTKYPEVRLPVNQKP